The Bosea beijingensis genome contains the following window.
TCGGCTTCGCTCGCCCAGATCGGCGAATTCTCCTTCATCCTCGCCGGCCTCGGCACGGCGCTCGGCATCCTGCCGGCGCAGGGGCGCGACCTGATCCTCGCCGGCGCGATCCTCTCGATCCTGCTCAACCCGGTGGTCTTCGCACTGGCCGAGCGTCTGGCACCCGAGACCCCGGCCGCCAAGCCGAAGCCCGCGGCGCCCCCCGAAGCTGGCGAAGCCGAGACGACTGCCGCACCCGAGCCGCAGCCGGAAGCTCCGCCGGAACGCGACATCACTCCGACCGGCCTCACCGACCATATCGTCGTCGTCGGCTATGGTCGCGTCGGCAGCCTGCTCGGCGCCGGCCTGCTCTCGCAGGGCGCGAAGCTCCTGGTCATCGAGGACAATCCCGACGCGGTCGCCACCGCGAAGCGCGACGGCGCCGAACTCCTCGTCGGCAACGCCGCCGATCCAGAGGTGCTCTCCGCCGCCGCAGTCGGACGGGCCGTGCGCCTCTTCGTCGCCATCCCCGGCAGCTTCGAGGCCGGGCAGGTCTGCGAGCAGGCCCGTGCCGAAAATCCGGCCCTGCCGATCGTCGCCCGCGCCCATTCCGATGCCGAGGTCGCGCATCTCACCAAGTGCGGGGCGACGCTGACGATCATGGGCGAGGCCGAGATCGCCCGCGCCATGCTCTCGCTCTGCCAGAACCTCAAGGACGCTGGCGCGCCTCCGCCGGCCGAACCGGAGGCGGCGCCCGAGGCAGCCAGGCCCGAAGCGATAGCCGAGGTGCCCGCTCCCAAGCCGCCACCGGCGAAGCCGGCGGAAAACCCGCCCGCCGATCCCCCGGCCGCGGCATAAGAAAAGGGCGGGACTCCAGGCGCCCCGCCCTTTCCGTATTCACATGCCGATGGCGCTCAGTCGACGAGGTCGAAGCGCACGTCCTGCACGCCTTCGTAGAGCGTCTTGCGGCCGAGCGTGTAGAGGTTCTCCAGCCCCGAGGTCAGGGTGATGAAGTGGTTGCCGGAGAGCACGCCGGCCTTGCTGGCGAACTGCACGCCGCCATAGGCGAGCAGAATCTCCGTCTCGCTGACGCCGCCCGGATACAGGATGATGTGGCCCGGCGCCGGATAGGCGGTGTTGTTCTCGTAGCCGACGCCGAAATCGAGATCGCCGAGCGGCATCCAGACGCCCTCTCCGCTCCAGCGCACATGCACCATCTTGCTGATGAACGGCATCTGCTTCTTGAAGGCGGCGCAGGTCTTCGGGGCGGCTTCCAGCTCGAACTTGGCGTCGAACTTGAACGGCCCGGCGGTGACGATCAGCTTGCTCATGAAATCCCCGTCTTCTTGGAAGCGTTTCGGACCTGCTGAATGACATCAGGCCGGAGGACCGCGCAAGAGCGCTCTCGGAACAACTGCGACGCCGGAACGTGAAGGATGCCGGCGCCTCCCGTTTCAGCCGATCGCTTCCCGGAGGTCGAGCGTGCCGGTCTTGCCGATCGCCTCGTAGTTCCGCTTCAGCCAGCGCTTGCCGGCGGTGCGGCCCATGTCGCGCAACTTCAGCAGGAAGGACCACTCCGCGTTCATCCGCGAGGACGAGGTCAGCTCGGCAAGCGGCGGCCCGCCGTCGATGCGATGCATCAGCACGCGCTTGTATTCCTCGCGCGGCAGCTTGCCGTCGTCGATCAGGCGGTTGACGAAATCGATCGCGCGCAGTTCGCGCAGCATCGAGGCATTGAAGGTGATCTCGTTCAGCCGGTCCTGGATCTCGCGCGCCTTGGTCGGCAGTTCCCGCCGCTGGATCGGGTTGATCTGGATGAGCAGGATATCGTCGCAATGCGCCTTGTAGAACAGCGGGAACAGGGCGGGATTGCCCATGTAGCCGCCGTCCCAATAGGCCTCGCCGTCGATCTCCACCGCCTGGAACACCATCGGCAGGCAGGCCGAGGCCATCAGATGGTCCGGCGTCAGGTCCTTGCCGTCGAACACCGCGATCTTGCCGGTACGGACATTGGTCGCGGCGATGAATAGTTTCACCGCGTCGCAAGCCCTGACCTTCTCGAAATCGATGAGATCGGCAACGACACCGCGCAACGGGTTGATGTTCAGCGGGTTGACGTCATAGGGGCTCGCCACCTTCGCGAACATCTCGAAGAACAGCATGCCCGGCGGCGTGCCGTTACTGTTGCCCCAGGCACCAAGCATGGTGTCGAGCAGCGAACGCTCCGAGCCGCCATATTTGCCGTCGACGCTGATCGCCCGCCAGAATGCCTCAAGCTTGGCGCGCGCCCCGTCGATGCCGCCATCGATCCAGCCCTCCGCCAGCACGACGGCGTTCATCGCGCCAGCGCTGGTGCCGGTCAGCGCCTCGATGCCGAGGCGCCCGTCTTCCAGCACGGCGTCGAGCACGCCCCAGGTGAAGGCACCATGCGCGCCTCCGCCCTGCAGCGCCAGCGAAACCGTCTTCTCCGCCTTCGGCCCGACCAGTCCCTTGACCGGTTCGGCCTTGCGGGAGGGGCGCCCGCTCACGCCGCAGTCCAGCCGCCATCGATCGGCAGCGTCGTGCCGGTGATAGACTTGGCCGAATCCGTGCACAGGAACACGGCCAGCGCCGCGACCTGCTCGACCGTGACGAATTCCTTGGTCGGCTGCGCCGTGAGCAGCACGTCGTTCATGACCTGCTCCTTGGTCATGTTGCGCGCCTTCATCGTGTCCGGGATCTGCTTCTCGACCAGCGGCGTCCAGACATAGCCGGGCGCGATCGCGTTGACGGTGATGCCCTTGGTCGCGACTTCGAGCGCCACCGTCTTGGTCAGGCCGGCGATGCCGTGCTTGGCCGCGACATAGGCCGACTTGAAGGGCGAGGCGACGAAGGCGTGCGCCGAGGCCGTGTTGATGATGCGGCCCCAGCCCTTCTCCTTCATCTTGGGCAGGGCGGCGCGGATGGTGTGGAAGGCCGAGGACAGGTTGATCGCGATGATCTGGTCCCATTTCTCGATCGGGAACTCGTCGATCGGCGAGACGTACTGGATGCCGGCATTGTTGATCAGGATGTCGATCGCGCCGAAGACCTTCTCGCCCTCGGCGATGAAGCCGGCGATCTCGGCCGGCTTGGTCATGTCCGCGCCCGAGAACACCACCTTGATGCCGAATTCCTTTTCCAGATCGGCGCGCAGCTTTTCGGCATCGGCTGGAGCCATGATGCCGTTGATGACGAGGTTGGCGCCTTCGGCGGCGAGAGCGCGGGCATAGGCGAGGCCGATGCCAGAGGTCGAGCCGGTGATCGCAGCCGTACGGTCTTTGAGGAACATGAGCGTCAAGGCTCCTGACAATCGGGGAGAAAATGCTTAGGTTCGGGGTCGAACGGGCAATGCGCCGACAGGATATCGTCGCAGGGTGCCCGATGAGTCTTCGCAACGCAACATGACGAAAATGCAGCCGAACGCGCATCATCACGGCGACCATGACCATGCGTCGCACGCGCATGGCGAAGGCCCTTGCCGCCATGCCGAGGATCACGCCCGCCACGCCGCGGACGCGCTCGCCCGGGCTGAGCGGATCTGCCGCGAGCGTGGCTTGCGCCTGACGCCGATCCGGCGGCAGGCATTGGAAGCCCTTCATGCCGACCATCGCCCCGTCGGTGCCTATGACCTGGCCGACCGCATCTCGCCCGCCGGCGGACGGCGGCTTGCGCCGATCTCGATCTATCGCGCGCTCGATTTCCTGGTCGAGCAGGGCTTCGTCCACCGGCTCTCCTCGAAGAACGCCTATATCGCCTGCCTGCACGGCCATGGCGCGAACGAGGTCGTCGCCTTCCTGATCTGCGAATCCTGCGGCGGGGTGGACGAGGATTCCTCGCCTGCGATGAAGAAAGCGGTGGCGGCGATCGCTGAAAACGGGCAATTCTCACCCTCGCACCAGATGGTCGAGATCGTCGGCCGTTGCGAGCATTGCCGGAATGCCGGTTCATGATAGAGCAGCCGCATGAATGAGCGCGCCTTTTCCTATCTGACGCCGGAACGTGCGGGCCCGCTGGGCCGGCAGCTCACTGTCCCCGTCAAGGTCGGGCATGTCACGGTCGGCGGCGGCGCGCCCATCGTCGTGCAGTCGATGACCAATACCGACACCGCCGATATCGCGGGGACCGTCGCGCAGGTCGCCGCGCTCGCCCGCCAGGGCTCGGAGCTTGTCCGGATCACCGTCGACCGCGACGAGGCCGCGGCGGCCGTCCCGAAGATCAGGGAAAGGCTTGACCGCATCGGCGTCGACGTGCCGCTGGTCGGGGACTTCCACTATATCGGCCACAAGCTGCTCACCGACCATCCGGCCTGCGCCGAAGCGCTGGCGAAGTACCGGATCAACCCGGGCAATGTCGGCTTCAAGGACAAGAAGGACAAGCAGTTCGGCCAGATCATCGAGCTTGCGATCAAGCACAGCAAGCCGGTTCGCATCGGCGCCAACTGGGGCTCGCTCGATCAGGAATTGCTGACGGCGCTGATGGACGAGAACGCGCGCGCCGTGCGCCCCCTCGATGCCCGCGCCATCATGCGCGAGGCGATGGTCCAGTCGGCCCTGCTCTCGGCCGAGCGCGCCGAGGAACTCGGCCTCGCCCGCGAATACATCATCCTCTCGGCCAAGGTTTCCGGCGTGCAGGACCTGATCACGGTCTACCGCATGCTGGCGAGCCGGGCGAACTATGCCATCCATCTCGGCCTGACCGAGGCCGGCATGGGGTCGAAGGGCATCGTCGCCTCCTCGGCCGCGCTCGGCATCCTCCTGCAGGAAGGCATCGGCGACACCATCCGCTTCTCGCTGACGCCCGAGCCCGGCGGCGACCGGACGCTCGAGGTCAGGACGGCGCAGGAACTGCTCCAGACCATGGGCTTCCGCGCCTTCGTGCCGCTGGTCGCGGCCTGCCCCGGCTGCGGCCGCACCACCTCGACCGTGTTCCAGGAGCTGGCGCAGGACATCCAGAGCTGGATTTCGACCTCCATGCCCGAATGGAAGACGCGCTATCCCGGCGTCGAGAACCTCAACGTCGCGGTGATGGGCTGCATCGTCAACGGCCCCGGCGAGTCCAAGCATGCCGATATCGGCATCTCGCTGCCCGGCACCGGCGAGGCGCCGACGGCCCCCGTCTTCGTCGATGGCAAGAAGGTCGCCACGCTCCGCGGCGCAGGCATCGCCGCCGAATTCAAGACCATGGTCGCCACCTATGTCGAGCGGCGCTACGGCGTCGGTCTCGGCGCCACCGGCTGATCGCGCCTTTGCGCGCCGCCCGCAACGTGCTAGAGGCCCCGGCCTTTCGCTGCACCGCAGCATGCGCGGAGATCCCTGATGGGGCATGAGAACCCGAATCCTGCGACCGTCCGGCCGGAGGATTCACGCTTCGGCATGGATGCCGGGCACGGCCAGAACGGTGGCCATGGGCATGGCAAGCAGGGTTTCGCTGCGCTGGCACTGGGCGCGCTCGGCGTCGTCTACGGCGATATCGGCACAAGCCCGCTCTATGCGCTGCGCGAGACGCTTCTGGCCGCGACTGGTGGTGAACAGGGCGCGGTTATCCCCCCCAGCGTCGTTATCGGCGTGCTCTCGCTGATCCTCTGGTCGCTCGTCATCGTGGTCACGCTGAAATATGTCGTGCTGCTGATGCGCGCCGACAATAACGGCGAAGGCGGCATTCTCACCCTCGTCGCGCTGGCGCAGCGCAGCCTCGGCCGCGCCCGCAGCCATATCGCCCTGCTGCTGGGCATGATCGGCGCCGGCCTGTTCTACGGCGACACCGTCATCACCCCGGCGATCTCGGTGCTCTCCGCGATCGAGGGCATCAAGCTCGTCACACCGGTGCTGAATGACTACATCCTCTGGATCGCCTCGGTGATCCTGATCGGCCTGTTCGTGATGCAGAGCCACGGCACGCATCGTGTCGCGACCTTCTTCGGCCCGATCATGCTGATCTGGTTCCTGACGTTGGCCGGGCTCGGCATCTATCATATCGCCGACGATCTCAGCGTCTTCCGCTCGATCAATCCCTATTACGCACTGCTGTTCTTCCGCGATCATGCCGGCGTGGCATTGGCCGTGCTCGGCTCGGTCTGTCTGGCGGTGACGGGCGCCGAGGCGCTCTATGCCGATATGGGCCATTTCGGCCGCGGCCCGATCCGGGGCGCCTGGCTCTATATCGTCTTCCCCGCGCTGTGGCTCAACTATCTCGGCCAGGGTGCGCTCATCCTCGCCGACCCCAGCGCCATCGACAACCCGTTCTACCGGCTCGCGCCGCAGGGCCTGCTGCTGCCCTTCGTGGTCATGGCGACGGTCGCGACCATCATCGCCAGCCAGTCGGTCATCACCGGCGCCTTCTCGCTGACCCGGCAGGCGATCCAGCTCGGCCTCCTCCCGCGCATGGAGATCCGCCACACCTCCGAGCAGACCTCCGGCCAGATCTACGTGCCGCGCGTCAACCTGCTGCTGCTGGTCGTCGTGCTGATCCTGGTCTGGTCGTTCCGAACCTCGTCGAGCCTGTCGCATGCCTATGGCATCTCGGTCTTCGGCACGATGGTCGTCTCGTCCATGCTCGCCGCGATCGTGATCCGCCGCCATTGGGGCTGGAGCCCGCTGGCGACCGGCGCGCTAATCCTGCCCTTCTTCGTTGTCGACGTGTCGTTCTTCTCGGCCAACATGCTGAAGCTGTTCAACGGCGGCTATGTGCCGGTGCTGCTCGCCATGGGCCTGACCCTGGTGATGTGGACCTGGATGCGCGGCACCAAGATCCTGTTCGACAAGACCCGCAAGACCGACGTGCCGCTGCTCGAGCTCGTCACCATGCTCTCGAAGAGCCCGCCGGCTCGCGTCAAGGGCATGGCCGTGTTCCTGACCAGCGATCCGGAGACCGCGCCGGCCTCGCTGCTCCACAATCTCAAGCACAACAAGGTCCTGCACGAGCGCAACGTCGTACTGACCGTGCGCTCGGCCGATACGCCCCGCGTCGTCGAGGAGGAGCGCGTGCGCCTCGCCCGCATCACCGACGATTTTTGGCGCGTCGACATGGTCTACGGCTACATGGAAAGCCCGAACGTGCCGAAGGGCCTGGCCATGCTGCGCAAGCAGGGCTTCAAGTTCGACATCATGTCGACCTCGTTCTTCCTGTCGCGCCGCTCGATCAAGGCCTCGCCGCAATCGGGCATGCCGGTCTGGCAGGACAATCTCTATATCGGCCTGACCAAGAGCGCGACCGACGCCACGGACTTCTTCCAGATCCCGACCGGCCGCGTCGTCGAGGTCGGCACGCAGGTCACGGTCTGATCAACTCATCGCTGTTCCGGACGATTGCGAAGCGATCAGTCCGGAAGAATGGAAATAGCTCGCCGCAGAGACTGCTTGGCAGGTCGCTGCGGGGAGTCGAATGGCGGTGTTTTCGAGAACCGGAGCGGAGCGTACTACAGTACGTGAGCACCGGAAGCGCAGAACGCGCCGTCAGTCGGCCGTCGCAGTTGAGTTGCCGAGCAGTCTCTCAGTCCAGTCGCGCCGAAGCCGCTTCCTGCGGCACATGCCGCACCCGCTCTCGATAGAGCAGGTAAAGCCCGGACGAGATCACGATGCCGGCGCCGACGAATGTCCAGCGGTCCGGCAACTGGTCGAACACCAGCCAGCCGAGCAGCAGCATCCAGACGATCTGCGAATAGATGAACGGCGCCAGCACCGTCGCCGGCGCCATCCGATGCGCCAGGATGAGGAGCCAGTGGCCGAAGGCGCCGAACGCGCCGACCGCGAACATCAGGAGCCAGGGCAGCAGCGTCTGCGGCGTTTCCCAGATCCAGGGCAGCAGCGGAATCGTCGCGAGCGTCCCCGCCGCGCCCGAATAGATCATCGTCGTTTCCGATGAATCATGGCCGGAGAGCATCCGGGTCGAGAGCGAGTAGAAGGCGTAGCACAGGCAGCCGAGCACGATCAGCAGCGCTGCCGGATGCATGCCGCCGATCCCCGGCCGCGTCACCACCAGCACGCCGATGAAGCCGACGCCGATCGCTGCCAGCCGGCGCGGCCCCGGCCACTCGCCGAGCAGCGGCCCGGAAGCGAGCGCCACCAGCAAGGGCGTCGCGAACATGATCGAGATCGTCTCCGCGAGCTGGAGATAGCGCAGCGCGACGAAGTTCAGCGCCGTCGAGGCAAGCAGCAGGAGCGAGCGGCCCCATTGCAGCCAGGGCCGCTTGGTTCGCAGCACACCGGGCCGCGTCCACGGATTGATGACGGCCAACACCAGGATCATGCTGCCGGCATAGCGCGCGAACACAACCTGCAGCGGGTTCATCGACTGGCCCAGCCATTTCGCGCTGGTATCGAGCAGCGAGAACAGCAGGACGGCTGCGCACATCAGGCCGATCGCGGCCATGCGTGCGTGGCCGGTTTCGGAGGGCGCCACTGGTGGGGACACAGAGTCTCGCCATGCTCTGGAGGAATGACGAGGGCAGATTGAACCGATTTAATCAGCGGAGCCACTACGCTGAAGCATGCACTCCATGCAGAAATCAGCCGTCGCTATCGGCCTCGTCGAGATCGGTATCCGGATCGTCATTCTCGGCGCCGGCCTTCGAGAGGCCTTTCGACGCCTTGCGCAGGAGCTTGCGCAACTGCTTGCGCTCCTTGCCGTCGAGCTTGTCGAGCAATTCTTCCTCGACCTCGTTCCAGACCGCGTCGAGTTCGGCCGCGGTATTCTGGCCGGCTTCGGTCAGCGCGACCTGCACGAGGCGGCCGTCGCGATTGCCGCCCTCGCGGGTGACGAGGCCCTGCAGCGAGAGCCGCCCGATCGTCTTCGACACGGTCGGCGGCTTGACGCGCAGCAGCGCGGCGAGCTCGCCCATCGTCATCGGGGCGGGCTGCAGCGCCTTCAGCGCCTGCTCCTGCCCGGGAAACAAGCCAAGGCCGTTCAGCCTCTCGCCCATCCGCGAGCGGTGCAGCCGCGCGGTGACGAGCAGGGCACGTCCGACACTCTTCTCGATTGCCTTGGTCATGGGGTCGATCCTTCGGGCCGATCCTTGGACGGATAAGCAGACGCTTCGCCGGCTGCGTACTCGCGCGCGAACATGACAGCGAGATGACAATCGGATGTCAGAGCTACGAGAGCGTGAGTTTGGTCGCGACTTTTTTCAGAAAAGCCGCGCGGCTCGCCGGCGTCGAGAGATTCATCTCGTAATGGGCGAGATAGGTCGTGCGCGCCAGCGGGTGGCAGACCGCCCGCAGCGCCCGGCATACCGCCTTGCGCGGCGGATCGCCCATCAGGAGGGCGCGCCAGCGCGAACCGCCATAGCTGGTCACCGCGACCAGCCGGCGAATATTGTGCAGAGCCGGCTGCGCCTTGCCATCGACCATCTTGAAGGACACGCCGGGCAGGAAGACGCGATCGAGAAAGCCCTTGAGGATCGCGGGAAAGCCGAAATTCCAGACCGGAAAGCACAGCACCAGCGCCTCGGCCCGCCTCACCCGCTCGACGTAACCGGCGACGGGCAATGTGTTGCTGGCGGTGTCGTGATAGCCGCGCCGCTCCTCCCGGTTCAGCACCGGGTCGAAGCCCTCGGCATAGAGATCGCAATCGTCGACCTCGTGCCCCGCTGCCTTGAGGCTAGCGACGACCGTCTCATGGATGGCCGCGCCGAAGCTTTCAGGAACCGGATGGGCATAGAGGACGAGCACGCGCATGGTCCTTAGCCGACGCCGGCTTCGCTGAGGCTGCGGAACAGGAAGGTCTTGCCCGAGCGGTAATCGTAGGACGGGTCTTCCCAGGCGATCATCTTGCCGGGGTTGAGCAGGCCCTGCGGATCGGCCTCGCGCTTGAAGGCGAGCTGCGTCTCGTCGGTCTGCTTCATGCCGCCCTCTTCCAGCGTGTAGCGGTGCGGGTTGAAGATCGGCGCGCCCATCTCCTCATGGATCGCCATGATCTCCTCAAGCCGCTCCTCGCTGGTGAAGCGCACCAGCGGCAGCCCGAAGCAGGTGATCTTGCCGTCGAAGCGCACGAATTCGAGATGGCAGGTCACCTCGTCGCCGAAGCGGGCATGGATCTTGTCGACGAGATCGACCTGGTTCGGGAAGGGATAGAGCACCTGCAGGTAGGTGATCGCCGGATCGACGCGCAAAGCCCTGAGCGTCGTATGGTTCCAGCCGAGCTCATAGGCCGGCGGCAGACCCTTGGCATCCTCCGGCGAAAGCTTGTCGGTGCGCAGCAGAAGCTCCGCGCCCTTGAAGCGGCGGGCATAGGCACAGAGCGCATCGACCGCGAAATCGGCAGCCATGACGATGACGAGATGGCTGTCGCGCGGCAGGAACTTGCGATGGCGCAGGAAATAGTCATGCGGCGCGGGCGCCGCGACGACGCAGAGGTTCTTCAGCGCAAGCCCGTCCTGCTCGCCGACCGCATTGGCGAACT
Protein-coding sequences here:
- the ispG gene encoding flavodoxin-dependent (E)-4-hydroxy-3-methylbut-2-enyl-diphosphate synthase produces the protein MNERAFSYLTPERAGPLGRQLTVPVKVGHVTVGGGAPIVVQSMTNTDTADIAGTVAQVAALARQGSELVRITVDRDEAAAAVPKIRERLDRIGVDVPLVGDFHYIGHKLLTDHPACAEALAKYRINPGNVGFKDKKDKQFGQIIELAIKHSKPVRIGANWGSLDQELLTALMDENARAVRPLDARAIMREAMVQSALLSAERAEELGLAREYIILSAKVSGVQDLITVYRMLASRANYAIHLGLTEAGMGSKGIVASSAALGILLQEGIGDTIRFSLTPEPGGDRTLEVRTAQELLQTMGFRAFVPLVAACPGCGRTTSTVFQELAQDIQSWISTSMPEWKTRYPGVENLNVAVMGCIVNGPGESKHADIGISLPGTGEAPTAPVFVDGKKVATLRGAGIAAEFKTMVATYVERRYGVGLGATG
- a CDS encoding FAD-binding oxidoreductase, whose product is MTARYDIATLKSRLGSIRTEENPALVKQKSRDFFWYSPILKRQLDHVLADIVVSPTSEAEVVQVLAACHELGIPVTPRGTGTGNYGQAMPLSGGVLLDLSGFNKVKEIAAGRYVAEPGAIMARIDDETRAHSRQELRLHPSTYQTASIGGFIAGGSGGVGSIKWGGLRDWGNIIRLKVATMEASPRILEFSGEDLHKVAHAYGTNGIITEVEMPLGPAYNWVDVIVGFEDLRAATEFANAVGEQDGLALKNLCVVAAPAPHDYFLRHRKFLPRDSHLVIVMAADFAVDALCAYARRFKGAELLLRTDKLSPEDAKGLPPAYELGWNHTTLRALRVDPAITYLQVLYPFPNQVDLVDKIHARFGDEVTCHLEFVRFDGKITCFGLPLVRFTSEERLEEIMAIHEEMGAPIFNPHRYTLEEGGMKQTDETQLAFKREADPQGLLNPGKMIAWEDPSYDYRSGKTFLFRSLSEAGVG
- a CDS encoding DMT family transporter — translated: MAAIGLMCAAVLLFSLLDTSAKWLGQSMNPLQVVFARYAGSMILVLAVINPWTRPGVLRTKRPWLQWGRSLLLLASTALNFVALRYLQLAETISIMFATPLLVALASGPLLGEWPGPRRLAAIGVGFIGVLVVTRPGIGGMHPAALLIVLGCLCYAFYSLSTRMLSGHDSSETTMIYSGAAGTLATIPLLPWIWETPQTLLPWLLMFAVGAFGAFGHWLLILAHRMAPATVLAPFIYSQIVWMLLLGWLVFDQLPDRWTFVGAGIVISSGLYLLYRERVRHVPQEAASARLD
- a CDS encoding DUF3830 family protein, with product MSKLIVTAGPFKFDAKFELEAAPKTCAAFKKQMPFISKMVHVRWSGEGVWMPLGDLDFGVGYENNTAYPAPGHIILYPGGVSETEILLAYGGVQFASKAGVLSGNHFITLTSGLENLYTLGRKTLYEGVQDVRFDLVD
- a CDS encoding NAD(P)H-dependent oxidoreductase; the protein is MRVLVLYAHPVPESFGAAIHETVVASLKAAGHEVDDCDLYAEGFDPVLNREERRGYHDTASNTLPVAGYVERVRRAEALVLCFPVWNFGFPAILKGFLDRVFLPGVSFKMVDGKAQPALHNIRRLVAVTSYGGSRWRALLMGDPPRKAVCRALRAVCHPLARTTYLAHYEMNLSTPASRAAFLKKVATKLTLS
- a CDS encoding patatin-like phospholipase family protein — translated: MSGRPSRKAEPVKGLVGPKAEKTVSLALQGGGAHGAFTWGVLDAVLEDGRLGIEALTGTSAGAMNAVVLAEGWIDGGIDGARAKLEAFWRAISVDGKYGGSERSLLDTMLGAWGNSNGTPPGMLFFEMFAKVASPYDVNPLNINPLRGVVADLIDFEKVRACDAVKLFIAATNVRTGKIAVFDGKDLTPDHLMASACLPMVFQAVEIDGEAYWDGGYMGNPALFPLFYKAHCDDILLIQINPIQRRELPTKAREIQDRLNEITFNASMLRELRAIDFVNRLIDDGKLPREEYKRVLMHRIDGGPPLAELTSSSRMNAEWSFLLKLRDMGRTAGKRWLKRNYEAIGKTGTLDLREAIG
- a CDS encoding Fur family transcriptional regulator; translated protein: MTKMQPNAHHHGDHDHASHAHGEGPCRHAEDHARHAADALARAERICRERGLRLTPIRRQALEALHADHRPVGAYDLADRISPAGGRRLAPISIYRALDFLVEQGFVHRLSSKNAYIACLHGHGANEVVAFLICESCGGVDEDSSPAMKKAVAAIAENGQFSPSHQMVEIVGRCEHCRNAGS
- a CDS encoding MarR family winged helix-turn-helix transcriptional regulator gives rise to the protein MTKAIEKSVGRALLVTARLHRSRMGERLNGLGLFPGQEQALKALQPAPMTMGELAALLRVKPPTVSKTIGRLSLQGLVTREGGNRDGRLVQVALTEAGQNTAAELDAVWNEVEEELLDKLDGKERKQLRKLLRKASKGLSKAGAENDDPDTDLDEADSDG
- a CDS encoding 3-hydroxybutyrate dehydrogenase translates to MFLKDRTAAITGSTSGIGLAYARALAAEGANLVINGIMAPADAEKLRADLEKEFGIKVVFSGADMTKPAEIAGFIAEGEKVFGAIDILINNAGIQYVSPIDEFPIEKWDQIIAINLSSAFHTIRAALPKMKEKGWGRIINTASAHAFVASPFKSAYVAAKHGIAGLTKTVALEVATKGITVNAIAPGYVWTPLVEKQIPDTMKARNMTKEQVMNDVLLTAQPTKEFVTVEQVAALAVFLCTDSAKSITGTTLPIDGGWTAA
- a CDS encoding potassium transporter Kup codes for the protein MDAGHGQNGGHGHGKQGFAALALGALGVVYGDIGTSPLYALRETLLAATGGEQGAVIPPSVVIGVLSLILWSLVIVVTLKYVVLLMRADNNGEGGILTLVALAQRSLGRARSHIALLLGMIGAGLFYGDTVITPAISVLSAIEGIKLVTPVLNDYILWIASVILIGLFVMQSHGTHRVATFFGPIMLIWFLTLAGLGIYHIADDLSVFRSINPYYALLFFRDHAGVALAVLGSVCLAVTGAEALYADMGHFGRGPIRGAWLYIVFPALWLNYLGQGALILADPSAIDNPFYRLAPQGLLLPFVVMATVATIIASQSVITGAFSLTRQAIQLGLLPRMEIRHTSEQTSGQIYVPRVNLLLLVVVLILVWSFRTSSSLSHAYGISVFGTMVVSSMLAAIVIRRHWGWSPLATGALILPFFVVDVSFFSANMLKLFNGGYVPVLLAMGLTLVMWTWMRGTKILFDKTRKTDVPLLELVTMLSKSPPARVKGMAVFLTSDPETAPASLLHNLKHNKVLHERNVVLTVRSADTPRVVEEERVRLARITDDFWRVDMVYGYMESPNVPKGLAMLRKQGFKFDIMSTSFFLSRRSIKASPQSGMPVWQDNLYIGLTKSATDATDFFQIPTGRVVEVGTQVTV